From the genome of Geobacter sp. SVR, one region includes:
- a CDS encoding TIGR04219 family outer membrane beta-barrel protein, translating into MKTLKSWIAGGLLMLVLTPAAASAMGLELSLGAWNQTPSGDVSFNGSSGNDNLSIKDNLRYDERSRILGRVKFTTPLFLPNIYFLATPSNFSDSTGSKDTSFHFGDSTFAANVPFSSELRLDHYDLDLYYGIPGLKTVTAQILNIDVGFGTRIFDFKVRLTGQSTNGTTVTESRSQLIAIPMAYVGLQIRPLKWLAIEGEGRGILYQKNHYYDAIGRLKLKPLGPLFVAGGYRYERFETDVDNVKAKAIFDGPFAELGLEF; encoded by the coding sequence ATGAAAACGCTGAAGAGCTGGATTGCGGGAGGTTTGCTGATGCTTGTCCTGACGCCTGCGGCCGCGTCCGCCATGGGGCTCGAGCTGTCGCTGGGGGCCTGGAACCAGACTCCATCAGGAGATGTCTCCTTCAACGGTTCCTCGGGAAACGACAACCTGAGCATCAAGGACAACCTGAGATACGATGAGCGAAGCCGGATCCTCGGCCGCGTTAAGTTCACCACCCCCCTGTTCCTGCCCAACATCTATTTCCTGGCCACACCGTCCAACTTCAGCGACAGTACCGGCAGCAAAGATACCTCCTTCCATTTCGGCGACTCTACCTTTGCCGCCAATGTTCCCTTTTCCTCGGAACTTAGGCTCGATCACTATGACCTGGATCTGTACTACGGCATACCGGGGCTCAAAACCGTGACAGCCCAGATACTCAACATCGACGTGGGGTTCGGAACGAGGATCTTCGACTTCAAGGTACGCCTGACCGGCCAGTCGACCAATGGCACGACTGTCACCGAGTCCCGGAGCCAACTCATCGCCATTCCGATGGCCTATGTCGGCCTCCAGATACGACCGCTGAAGTGGCTTGCCATCGAGGGAGAGGGGCGCGGGATCCTCTACCAGAAAAACCACTACTACGATGCCATCGGACGCCTGAAGCTCAAGCCGCTGGGCCCCCTCTTCGTTGCCGGCGGCTACCGCTACGAACGGTTCGAGACCGATGTGGACAATGTCAAGGCCAAGGCGATTTTCGATGGTCCCTTCGCCGAACTGGGACTGGAATTCTGA
- a CDS encoding cupin domain-containing protein: protein MTDLFPPPIRNLPAADIPLEGLRAYLSQSESHQIIFMEFEKEVDLPEHAHAAQVGIVLEGAIELTIGGQTKTYAKGDRYFIPAGVPHSGKIHAGYADITFFDEPYRYARK, encoded by the coding sequence ATGACCGATCTTTTTCCACCGCCGATCCGGAATCTTCCGGCAGCGGACATTCCGCTCGAAGGGCTCAGGGCGTATCTTTCTCAGTCCGAATCACACCAGATAATCTTCATGGAGTTCGAGAAAGAGGTGGATCTGCCCGAGCATGCGCACGCCGCACAGGTCGGGATCGTTCTGGAGGGAGCGATCGAACTGACGATCGGGGGGCAAACGAAAACCTATGCCAAAGGCGACAGGTACTTCATCCCCGCAGGAGTGCCCCATTCGGGAAAGATCCATGCAGGCTACGCGGATATCACCTTCTTCGACGAGCCGTACCGCTACGCCAGAAAGTAG
- a CDS encoding sensor domain-containing diguanylate cyclase, translated as MLDQIGKSSVRSHRLLEVISFQTEVVQLGIDLGAVMALVAERSQLITGAHGAVVELAEGEDMVYRAAAGIAAPQLGLRLKRNTSLSGYCIGVGHSVFCEDSENDPRVDREACRRVGLRSMIVVPLKHHDDVVGVLKVMSPDTNVFNDEDVQVLELMSGLIAASMSNASKYESGESGELFYRATHDPLTDLSNRALFFDHLRQRFAQSHRSSEQFGLLILDMDGLKYINDTYGHRAGDAAIKEFATRIRHASRDADTVARLGGDEFGIIQHRIKSREEAGAAIPRLMQRVRLPFEFECRPLPLAASIGSAYFPEDGIDMNLLVEKADQAMYAMKRSRKGA; from the coding sequence ATGCTCGACCAGATCGGAAAATCGTCGGTACGTTCTCACCGGCTCCTCGAAGTCATCAGTTTCCAGACCGAAGTTGTACAGTTGGGCATAGACCTGGGCGCGGTCATGGCACTGGTGGCCGAACGCTCCCAGCTGATAACGGGCGCACATGGTGCGGTGGTTGAACTGGCGGAAGGAGAGGACATGGTCTATCGTGCCGCGGCCGGCATTGCCGCCCCCCAGCTCGGACTCCGGCTGAAGCGCAACACCAGTCTCTCCGGGTATTGCATCGGAGTGGGTCATTCGGTTTTCTGTGAAGATTCGGAGAACGACCCGCGCGTTGACCGCGAAGCCTGTCGCCGGGTCGGCCTACGCTCGATGATCGTGGTGCCGCTGAAACACCACGACGATGTGGTCGGCGTACTGAAAGTGATGTCGCCCGACACCAACGTATTCAACGATGAGGATGTTCAGGTGCTGGAACTGATGTCGGGGCTGATAGCCGCTTCCATGTCCAATGCCTCCAAATACGAATCCGGCGAATCCGGCGAATTGTTCTATCGAGCAACGCACGACCCCTTGACCGACCTGTCCAACCGGGCCCTGTTCTTCGATCATCTGCGTCAGCGCTTCGCCCAATCGCACCGTTCCTCCGAGCAGTTCGGTCTCCTTATTCTGGATATGGACGGTCTCAAATATATCAACGACACCTATGGGCACCGGGCCGGGGATGCGGCCATCAAGGAATTTGCAACACGCATCAGGCATGCATCGAGGGATGCCGACACGGTGGCGCGCCTTGGTGGCGACGAGTTCGGCATCATCCAGCACCGTATCAAAAGCCGGGAAGAAGCGGGTGCCGCGATTCCCCGGCTCATGCAGCGGGTCCGCCTGCCGTTCGAGTTCGAATGCAGGCCGCTCCCCCTGGCGGCAAGCATCGGATCGGCCTACTTTCCGGAGGACGGCATCGACATGAACCTGCTCGTGGAAAAAGCCGACCAGGCGATGTATGCGATGAAGCGCAGCCGTAAGGGAGCCTGA
- a CDS encoding methyl-accepting chemotaxis protein, with product MRTRLVWFLAAGMAAGITIMVVATGGMIGSKVPGETLGRLYAFYALFGLTWLSITVMAGCILLRRPMKALAEMTGEIDRMAEGHFNTTAVVTGAGEIGALGESLQRMCRSLDRSLGGIIVTSNRLFASGATLDGNAERFAANAAVQTERAHQIATAAEEMSQTIADIARNAANVSDTSRDAVEIVREGKTIAAGAVETADRVHTATTQLSAAITTLNASILEIGTFVTVIEEIADQTNLLALNAAIEAARSGEHGRGFAVVADEVRKLAARTIQATAEISSKIRAVQNESTRTATSMQDASSEVVRTSQGIRQVEVSLDRIVEAFDTVNDKIIGMASAVEQQSATTQQVTTGIEDCSKLSEQMGYMAGEVAQEVKVLGGITDELLLVLGKQRLAAHFRSGEIIAEISANRELLSMERRRQEICLRQMLHTHPFIELLYVTDAHGRQITSNIGGDSDGSASYGSDGFGMDWSNRPWFTGAKGSMGSHITDLYRSMATDTFCFTAATILKDGQDRFLGVLGADINFQRFVQSQGL from the coding sequence ATGCGGACGCGATTGGTGTGGTTTTTGGCTGCAGGCATGGCCGCGGGTATCACCATAATGGTCGTTGCCACCGGCGGCATGATCGGCAGTAAAGTGCCGGGGGAAACGCTCGGCCGGCTGTACGCCTTTTATGCCCTGTTCGGTCTGACCTGGCTGTCAATCACGGTCATGGCCGGTTGTATCCTGCTGCGCCGCCCGATGAAAGCACTGGCCGAGATGACGGGGGAGATCGACAGGATGGCCGAGGGGCATTTCAACACCACCGCTGTCGTTACAGGCGCGGGGGAGATCGGTGCACTGGGGGAATCGCTGCAGCGCATGTGCCGATCCCTTGACAGGAGCCTGGGGGGGATCATCGTCACCTCGAACCGTCTGTTTGCATCGGGAGCGACACTTGACGGCAATGCGGAGCGCTTCGCCGCCAATGCCGCCGTGCAGACCGAACGGGCGCACCAGATCGCGACCGCGGCCGAAGAGATGTCGCAGACCATCGCCGACATCGCCAGAAACGCGGCCAATGTCTCGGATACTTCCCGGGATGCGGTGGAGATCGTCAGGGAAGGGAAAACGATCGCCGCCGGCGCCGTGGAAACGGCCGACCGTGTCCACACGGCAACGACCCAGCTTTCGGCCGCCATCACCACCCTCAACGCCAGCATTCTCGAAATCGGCACCTTTGTGACGGTGATCGAGGAGATCGCGGACCAGACCAACCTGCTGGCACTGAATGCCGCCATCGAGGCGGCCCGTTCCGGCGAGCACGGACGCGGATTCGCGGTAGTGGCCGACGAGGTGCGCAAACTGGCCGCACGGACCATACAGGCTACTGCCGAAATATCGAGCAAGATCCGGGCGGTCCAGAACGAGTCCACCCGCACCGCCACATCCATGCAGGACGCCTCCAGCGAGGTGGTCAGGACCTCTCAGGGAATCAGGCAGGTGGAGGTGTCGCTGGACCGGATCGTGGAGGCCTTTGACACGGTCAACGACAAGATCATCGGCATGGCGTCCGCAGTGGAACAGCAGTCCGCCACCACCCAGCAGGTTACGACCGGCATCGAGGACTGTTCCAAGCTGTCGGAGCAGATGGGATACATGGCCGGCGAGGTGGCCCAGGAGGTCAAGGTTCTGGGGGGGATCACCGACGAACTGCTGCTGGTGCTCGGAAAGCAACGATTGGCGGCCCATTTCAGGAGCGGGGAGATCATAGCCGAGATATCCGCGAACCGTGAACTGCTCAGCATGGAGCGCCGGCGCCAGGAGATCTGCCTGCGCCAGATGCTGCACACCCACCCTTTCATCGAACTGCTGTACGTCACCGATGCCCACGGCAGGCAGATCACCTCGAACATCGGCGGCGACAGCGACGGCTCGGCATCCTACGGCTCCGACGGATTCGGCATGGACTGGTCGAACCGGCCGTGGTTCACCGGCGCCAAGGGCAGCATGGGCAGCCACATCACAGACCTGTACCGCTCCATGGCTACCGACACCTTCTGCTTCACGGCAGCGACCATTCTGAAGGATGGACAGGACCGCTTCCTGGGGGTGCTGGGGGCTGACATCAATTTTCAGCGTTTCGTTCAGTCACAGGGGCTGTAG
- a CDS encoding rhodanese-like domain-containing protein, translating to MRKILAMLALSVSLLLQIAFGASAGEQQRVAAPQTVVIDVRTEAEWKAGHLEGAVLIPHDRIEQGITGVAPDKKTRIYLYCRTGRRTGLALEALKKAGYQDLVNLQTMEKASQELKRHVVK from the coding sequence ATGAGAAAGATTCTTGCAATGCTGGCACTGTCTGTCTCACTTCTGCTGCAGATCGCTTTCGGCGCGTCCGCCGGGGAGCAGCAGCGCGTCGCGGCCCCCCAGACGGTTGTGATCGACGTCCGTACTGAAGCGGAATGGAAGGCCGGCCATCTGGAAGGGGCGGTACTGATTCCGCACGACAGGATCGAGCAGGGGATCACGGGCGTTGCACCGGACAAGAAGACCCGTATCTACCTTTACTGTCGCACCGGCCGCAGAACCGGGCTGGCATTGGAGGCGTTGAAGAAGGCCGGGTATCAGGACCTGGTCAACCTGCAGACCATGGAGAAGGCCTCCCAGGAGTTGAAGCGGCACGTGGTGAAGTAA
- a CDS encoding VOC family protein translates to MAHPIPEGYHSVTPIFVFKDARKAIDFYKRAFGAEERFVMPGPEGTGIMHAELKVGDSIIMMGEEHPQQACKSAETLGSSPVGFYLYVENVDAAFRRAVESGATVQMPVEEMFWGDRAGSVNDPFGYNWMLATHTRDLTPEEIREGAKEAFAKMAGK, encoded by the coding sequence ATGGCACATCCAATTCCGGAAGGCTATCACAGTGTCACACCGATCTTTGTGTTCAAGGATGCGCGCAAAGCCATCGATTTCTACAAACGCGCTTTTGGCGCCGAGGAACGGTTCGTTATGCCGGGCCCGGAGGGCACAGGCATAATGCACGCCGAACTCAAAGTCGGCGATTCGATCATCATGATGGGCGAAGAACATCCGCAACAGGCCTGCAAAAGCGCGGAAACCCTGGGCAGCTCGCCGGTCGGCTTTTACCTGTATGTGGAGAATGTGGATGCGGCTTTCAGGAGGGCGGTCGAATCGGGGGCCACGGTCCAGATGCCGGTTGAGGAAATGTTCTGGGGTGACCGCGCCGGTTCGGTGAACGATCCCTTTGGCTACAACTGGATGCTGGCCACGCATACGCGGGACCTGACGCCGGAAGAGATCCGGGAAGGGGCCAAGGAGGCCTTTGCAAAAATGGCCGGGAAATGA
- a CDS encoding leucyl aminopeptidase codes for MKIDVISTSPLKYATPALVIGCFEDGSDELFTACDAALDGCLSRLAATREFSGKLNSTRLIHTLGRLPAERLLLVGLGKRDALNDERLRQAAGNAVQALRAARVANFASALPLAGADTALEAACEGALLGSYSFDEYKTKDRAERFLFEGMTLLLPEGIAGEGRTRIEKVRAVCRGVSLARDLVSHPGNVATTGYLAATARELAARHSLSCTVLEMQELEKLGMNALVMVGKGSVEPPRLIVLEYRGSDDRSKPQVLIGKGITFDAGGISLKPGPGMEAMKTDMAGAAAVLGTLEAAALLKLPVNLIGIIPTAENMPDAKAFKPGDVITSLSGQTIEVTNTDAEGRLILCDALHYARTHYKPSVMVDLATLTGACVVALGHEASGLMGNDRRLIESLKRAGERCGERVWELPLWDEYGETMKSDIADLKNAGSRDGGSITAAWFLKQFVGRTRWAHLDIAGTAWSDKTRPCSPKGATGVGVRLLIEYLRGR; via the coding sequence ATGAAAATCGACGTCATCTCCACTTCCCCGCTGAAATATGCCACTCCTGCCCTGGTGATCGGTTGTTTCGAAGACGGGAGCGACGAACTGTTTACCGCCTGCGATGCCGCCCTGGACGGCTGCCTCAGTCGTCTGGCCGCCACCAGGGAGTTTAGCGGCAAGCTCAACAGCACCCGCCTGATCCATACCCTGGGCAGACTGCCGGCCGAACGCCTGCTGTTGGTCGGGCTCGGAAAAAGGGATGCGCTGAACGACGAGCGGCTGCGCCAGGCTGCCGGTAATGCCGTCCAGGCGCTGCGTGCGGCGCGCGTGGCGAATTTCGCCTCGGCGCTGCCTCTGGCGGGGGCTGACACGGCCCTGGAGGCGGCCTGCGAGGGGGCTTTGCTGGGCAGCTACAGCTTCGACGAATATAAGACCAAGGACCGCGCAGAGCGCTTCCTGTTCGAAGGTATGACCCTGCTGCTGCCCGAGGGGATCGCCGGAGAGGGGCGCACCCGCATCGAAAAGGTCCGGGCCGTCTGCCGGGGCGTGAGCCTGGCCCGCGATCTGGTGTCACATCCGGGCAACGTGGCCACGACCGGGTATCTGGCTGCGACGGCCCGCGAACTGGCAGCGCGCCATTCGCTATCCTGCACGGTGTTGGAGATGCAGGAGCTGGAAAAGCTCGGGATGAATGCCCTGGTGATGGTCGGCAAGGGCTCAGTCGAGCCGCCGCGCCTGATCGTGCTGGAGTATCGCGGCAGCGACGACAGAAGCAAACCGCAGGTGCTGATCGGCAAGGGGATCACCTTTGACGCCGGGGGCATCTCGCTCAAGCCGGGGCCCGGGATGGAAGCGATGAAAACCGATATGGCCGGAGCAGCCGCAGTGCTGGGAACCCTGGAAGCGGCAGCCCTGCTGAAGCTGCCGGTCAACCTGATCGGAATCATTCCCACGGCCGAGAACATGCCCGACGCCAAGGCCTTCAAGCCGGGGGATGTGATCACCTCCCTGTCCGGGCAGACCATCGAAGTCACCAACACCGATGCCGAGGGTCGCCTGATCCTGTGCGACGCGCTGCACTACGCCCGGACCCACTACAAGCCCTCGGTGATGGTCGATCTGGCGACCCTGACCGGTGCCTGCGTAGTGGCTCTCGGGCATGAGGCCAGCGGACTGATGGGGAACGATCGTCGGCTGATCGAAAGCCTCAAACGGGCGGGCGAGCGCTGCGGCGAACGGGTATGGGAACTGCCGCTGTGGGACGAATACGGCGAAACCATGAAAAGCGACATAGCCGACCTGAAGAATGCCGGCAGCCGTGACGGCGGCAGCATTACCGCCGCCTGGTTCCTGAAACAGTTCGTGGGGAGGACTCGCTGGGCCCATCTGGACATCGCCGGCACTGCCTGGAGCGACAAGACCCGCCCCTGCTCGCCCAAGGGGGCCACCGGCGTGGGAGTGCGCCTGCTGATCGAATACCTGCGGGGACGGTGA
- a CDS encoding EamA family transporter encodes MSTLAFTLIVISAVMHALWNMMVKRSRHKTVFIWWMFVASAGLFTVMLPLAPEPFGWPAPRTLALIATAAVCFVLYHLFNGRAYRTGDLSVVYPLCQTSMVYVPIWGAVLLSERLTLAGLCGILLVIFGTYTVQLQRLSALELTRPFRDLRTTSVQAALAAGFIYSIGSIAEKTGVGNYSPLYFTYLLVLAMLALMSFNLLRPKYRALIMEEWREHWRLILCSGPVMMASFLTFRYGLNRAPVSYAVPVRQVSILVGVLIGILFLGESFGRIRLMAAALILAGAVLIRLG; translated from the coding sequence ATGTCGACCCTCGCCTTCACCCTGATCGTTATCTCGGCCGTAATGCACGCACTCTGGAACATGATGGTCAAGAGAAGCCGGCACAAGACCGTCTTCATCTGGTGGATGTTCGTTGCCTCGGCCGGCCTGTTTACCGTGATGCTGCCGCTGGCACCGGAACCGTTCGGGTGGCCCGCTCCCCGCACGCTGGCGCTGATCGCCACGGCAGCCGTCTGCTTTGTGCTGTATCACCTCTTCAACGGACGCGCCTACCGGACCGGGGATCTGTCGGTGGTGTATCCCCTCTGCCAGACCTCGATGGTCTACGTCCCGATCTGGGGAGCCGTGCTGCTGAGCGAACGCCTGACCCTGGCGGGACTGTGCGGCATCCTACTGGTGATCTTCGGCACCTACACGGTGCAGTTGCAGCGCTTGTCCGCACTCGAGCTGACGCGTCCCTTCCGCGATCTGCGCACCACCTCGGTTCAGGCCGCCCTGGCAGCCGGTTTCATCTATTCAATCGGGTCCATTGCCGAAAAAACCGGCGTTGGAAACTACTCTCCGCTCTACTTTACCTACCTGCTGGTACTGGCGATGCTGGCTCTGATGAGCTTCAACCTGCTGCGGCCCAAATACCGGGCGTTGATCATGGAGGAGTGGCGCGAACACTGGCGCCTCATCCTGTGCAGCGGACCGGTCATGATGGCCTCCTTTCTCACCTTCCGCTACGGCCTCAACCGGGCGCCGGTCAGCTATGCCGTGCCGGTGCGCCAGGTCAGCATCCTGGTGGGGGTGCTGATCGGCATCCTGTTTCTGGGGGAGTCGTTCGGCAGAATCAGACTGATGGCAGCCGCGCTGATTCTGGCGGGTGCCGTCCTGATCCGGCTGGGATGA